A DNA window from Engystomops pustulosus chromosome 6, aEngPut4.maternal, whole genome shotgun sequence contains the following coding sequences:
- the LOC140065378 gene encoding C3a anaphylatoxin chemotactic receptor-like: MDPEDDNLTLPDPTDYLDYFNLTDLEDFNLPFPTFTAFFDHYYRLTTEDYGTNYTTNYHGSNKINTLKIVAITISSIIFALGIIGNGLVIWIAGFRMKKTISAVWFLHLAIADLLCCTSMPLYIADWASDDVCLSSPSSAMFCFFNSILLYVNMSVSVLLLTAMSVDRWVSVMWLLWTKVYRTRKLVGISVGIIWVLGLLWTGVMTYLIIKCDDNNIGRCDTGKTIPLISLVLMFVIPFLIIFTSYVTIFLKLRKSNRPQRSQRPYRIITAVILCFFICWAPFYIWPLIPLSDGANVQLRTVDVIANILACLNSCINPIIYVFMGKDFRHRFLRSIPFRLKNALSDDLCKEQEDPEPSTTTPS; this comes from the exons AACGGATCTTGAAGACTTCAACCTGCCGTTCCCTACGTTTACTGCATTTTTCGATCACTATTATCG GCTAACAACTGAAGACTATGGGACAAATTACACAACTAATTACCATGGATCAAACAAGATCAACACTTTAAAGATCGTTGCGATTACAATTTCCAGCATTATTTTTGCTCTTGGGATTATCGGGAATGGATTAGTCATCTGGATTGCCGGATTCAGGATGAAGAAGACAATCAGTGCCGTGTGGTTCCTCCACCTGGCCATCGCGGACCTCCTGTGCTGCACTTCTATGCCTCTGTACATTGCGGACTGGGCTTCCGATGATGTGTGTCTATCATCACCATCTTCAGCAATGTTCTGCTTTTTTAATAGCATTCTGTTGTATGTAAACATGAGCGTCAGTGTTCTCCTCTTGACGGCCATGAGTGTTGATCGCTGGGTATCGGTCATGTGGCTATTATGGACTAAAGTGTATAGGACACGTAAACTAGTGGGAATCAGTGTAGGAATCATTTGGGTGTTGGGTTTACTTTGGACTGGAGTAATGACTTACTTAATTATTAAATGTGATGACAATAATATTGGTAGATGTGATACAGGTAAGACCATTCCTCTGATCAGCTTAGTTCTAATGTTTGTGATCCCTTTCCTCATCATCTTCACCAGTTATGTCACCATTTTCCTCAAACTTAGAAAAAGTAATAGACCCCAGAGATCTCAGAGACCCTACAGGATCATCACCGCGGTTATATTGTGTTTCTTCATCTGTTGGGCTCCGTTTTATATCTGGCCACTAATACCCTTGTCTGATGGAGCCAACGTTCAATTGAGAACAGTAGATGTTATTGCTAACATCTTGGCTTGTCTTAACAGTTGCATCAACCCAATCATTTATGTCTTTATGGGCAAAGATTTTAGACATAGATTCCTGAGATCTATCCCCTTCAGACTCAAAAATGCCCtatctgatgacctctgcaaagaaCAAGAAGATCCTGAACCTTCAACCACAACCCCTTCGTGA